The Raphanus sativus cultivar WK10039 chromosome 2, ASM80110v3, whole genome shotgun sequence genome includes a region encoding these proteins:
- the LOC108842319 gene encoding elongation factor 2 — protein MVKFTADELRRIMDYKHNIRNMSVIAHVDHGKSTLTDSLVAAAGIIAQEVAGDVRMTDTRADEAERGITIKSTGISLYYEMTDASLKSFTGARDGNEYLINLIDSPGHVDFSSEVTAALRITDGALVVVDCIEGVCVQTETVLRQALGERIRPVLTVNKMDRCFLELQVDGEEAYQTFQRVIENANVIMATYEDPLLGDVQVYPEKGTVAFSAGLHGWAFTLTNFAKMYASKFGVDETKMMERLWGENFFDPATRKWSGKNTGSATCKRGFVQFCYEPIKQIIATCMNDQKDKLWPMLQKLGVQMKSDEKELMGKPLMKRVMQTWLPASTALLEMMIFHLPSPHTAQRYRVENLYEGPLDDQYATAIRNCDPNGPLMLYVSKMIPASDKGRFFAFGRVFSGKVSTGMKVRIMGPNFVPGEKKDLYVKSVQRTVIWMGKRQETVEDVPCGNTVAMVGLDQFITKNATLTNEKEVDAHPIRAMKFSVSPVVRVAVQCKVASDLPKLVEGLKRLAKSDPMVVCTMEESGEHIVAGAGELHLEICLKDLQDDFMGGAEIVKSDPVVSFRETVLERSVRTVMSKSPNKHNRLYMEARPLEDGLAEAIDDGRIGPRDDPKIRSKILAEEFGWDKDLAKKIWAFGPETTGPNMVVDMCKGVQYLNEIKDSVVAGFQWASKEGPLCDENMRGICFEVCDVVLHSDAIHRGGGQVIPTARRVIYASQLTAKPRLLEPVYMVEIQAPEGALGGIYSVLNQKRGHVFEEMQRPGTPLYNIKAYLPVVESFGFSSQLRAATSGQAFPQCVFDHWEMMSSDPLEAGSQASTLVADIRKRKGMKEQMTPLSDFEDKL, from the exons ATG GTGAAGTTCACAGCTGATGAGCTTCGTAGGATTATGGACTACAAACACAACATCCGTAATATGTCCGTTATTGCCCATGTCGACCACG GTAAATCCACCCTCACTGACTCCTTGGTTGCTGCTGCTGGTATCATTGCCCAAGAAGTTGCTGGTGATGTCCGTATGACTGACACTCGTGCTGACGAGGCTGAACGTGGTATCACCATCAAGTCCACCGGTATTTCTCTCTACTACGAGATGACTGATGCTTCCTTGAAGAGTTTCACTGGGGCCAGAGATGGTAACGAGTACCTCATCAATCTCATTGACTCTCCTGGCCACGTTGACTTTTCCTCTGAGGTCACTGCTGCTCTCCGTATTACTGACGGTGCTCTCGTCGTGGTTGACTGCATCGAAGGTGTCTGTGTCCAGACCGAGACTGTGCTCCGTCAGGCCCTTGGTGAGAGGATTAGGCCCGTTCTGACTGTTAACAAGATGGACAGGTGTTTTCTTGAGCTTCAGGTTGACGGTGAAGAGGCTTACCAGACTTTCCAGAGGGTTATCGAGAATGCTAATGTCATCATGGCGACGTACGAGGACCCTCTGCTTGGTGATGTTCAGGTTTACCCTGAGAAGGGAACCGTTGCCTTCTCTGCTGGTCTCCACGGATGGGCTTTCACTCTCACCAACTTTGCCAAGATGTATGCTTCCAAGTTCGGTGTTGATGAGACTAAGATGATGGAGAGGCTGTGGGGTGAGAATTTCTTTGACCCTGCAACCAGGAAATGGAGCGGCAAGAACACTGGTTCTGCCACCTGCAAGCGTGGGTTTGTCCAGTTCTGTTATGAACCCATCAAGCAAATCATTGCTACTTGCATGAATGATCAGAAGGACAAGTTGTGGCCTATGTTGCAGAAGCTTGGTGTTCAGATGAAGTCCGATGAGAAGGAGCTCATGGGTAAACCTTTGATGAAGCGTGTCATGCAAACGTGGCTCCCTGCAAGTACTGCACTACTTGAGATGATGATCTTTCACCTTCCATCTCCCCATACTGCACAGAGGTACCGTGTTGAGAACTTGTACGAAGGTCCCCTTGATGATCAGTATGCCACTGCCATCAGGAACTGTGATCCAAATGGCCCTCTCATGCTCTACGTTTCTAAGATGATTCCAGCCTCGGACAAGGGTAGATTCTTTGCTTTTGGTCGTGTCTTCTCTGGGAAGGTGTCCACTGGTATGAAAGTCAGGATCATGGGTCCCAACTTTGTTCCTGGGGAGAAGAAAGACCTGTACGTCAAGAGTGTCCAGAGGACTGTCATCTGGATGGGAAAGAGGCAAGAGACTGTTGAGGATGTTCCTTGTGGTAACACTGTTGCTATGGTTGGTCTTGATCAGTTCATCACCAAGAATGCTACGCTGACGAATGAGAAAGAAGTTGATGCCCACCCTATTCGCGCAATGAAGTTTTCTGTGTCCCCTGTTGTCCGTGTTGCTGTTCAGTGCAAGGTCGCTTCTGATCTTCCCAAGCTTGTTGAGGGACTTAAGAGACTGGCCAAGTCCGACCCTATGGTTGTGTGCACAATGGAGGAGTCAGGTGAGCACATTGTTGCTGGTGCTGGAGAGCTTCATCTTGAGATTTGTCTGAAGGATCTTCAGGATGATTTCATGGGTGGTGCTGAGATCGTCAAGTCAGACCCTGTTGTCTCATTCCGTGAGACTGTTTTGGAACGATCCGTCCGTACCGTGATGAGCAAATCCCCAAACAAGCATAACCGTCTCTACATGGAGGCTAGGCCCTTGGAGGACGGTCTTGCGGAGGCAATTGATGATGGCCGTATTGGTCCGAGAGATGATCCCAAGATCCGTTCCAAGATCTTGGCAGAGGAGTTCGGCTGGGACAAGGATCTTGCAAAGAAGATCTGGGCGTTTGGACCTGAAACCACAGGGCCCAACATGGTTGTCGACATGTGTAAGGGAGTTCAGTACCTAAATGAAATCAAGGATTCCGTTGTTGCTGGGTTCCAGTGGGCGTCCAAGGAAGGTCCTTTGTGTGATGAGAATATGAGAGGAATCTGCTTTGAGGTTTGTGATGTGGTGCTCCACTCTGATGCAATCCACAGAGGTGGTGGTCAGGTTATCCCAACAGCGAGGAGGGTTATCTACGCCTCGCAGCTCACTGCCAAGCCCAGACTGTTGGAGCCGGTTTACATGGTGGAGATCCAAGCACCAGAGGGAGCACTTGGTGGAATCTACAGTGTGCTGAATCAGAAGCGTGGACATGTGTTTGAGGAGATGCAGAGGCCAGGAACACCATTGTACAACATCAAGGCTTACTTGCCAGTGGTGGAGTCATTCGGATTCTCGAGTCAGCTTAGGGCAGCAACCTCAGGACAGGCCTTCCCACAATGTGTGTTTGATCATTGGGAGATGATGTCGTCTGACCCTCTGGAGGCAGGATCGCAGGCTTCAACTCTGGTGGCTGACATCAGGAAGAGGAAGGGTATGAAGGAGCAGATGACTCCATTGTCTGACTTCGAAGACAAGCTgtaa